From one Nitrosococcus halophilus Nc 4 genomic stretch:
- the purB gene encoding adenylosuccinate lyase, with the protein MDYSSLTALSPIDGRYASKVDTLRPIFSEYGLLRYRVVVEIRWLQLLSACPDIPEVPQLSDEAETFLIAIMDNFSEEDAQRIKDIEATTNHDVKAVEYFLKEKVKGHSELESVGEFIHFACTSEDINNMAYALMLKDAREKVLLPQMEALIAAIRTLAHRYQHIPMISRTHGQPASPTTLGKEMANFVHRLERQRHHTEKVLLYGKMNGAVGNYNAHLAAYPNIDWPFIAHAFVTQLGLRWNKYTTQIEPHDYMAELFQAMVRFNSVLLDFCRDIWGYIALGYFRQKTVEGEVGSSTMPHKVNPIDFENAEGNLGIGNALFEHLAGKLPISRWQRDLSDSTVLRNLGVGFAHSLIAYHSALKGIGKLEADEGRMNSDLEASWEILSEAVQTVMRRYGIPQPYEKLKAFTRGQHIDRDSLRAFIESLDLPIEAKQQLLALTPQTYTGHARQQAKEV; encoded by the coding sequence ATGGATTATTCATCGCTAACCGCTCTTTCTCCCATTGATGGCCGTTACGCCAGTAAAGTGGACACCCTTCGCCCAATTTTCAGCGAATACGGATTGCTGCGCTACCGGGTAGTGGTGGAAATACGGTGGTTGCAGCTATTAAGCGCCTGCCCTGATATCCCTGAAGTTCCCCAGCTAAGCGATGAAGCCGAAACCTTCCTGATTGCCATTATGGACAATTTTTCAGAAGAAGATGCTCAACGTATCAAGGATATCGAAGCCACTACCAATCACGATGTCAAAGCGGTGGAGTATTTCTTAAAAGAAAAAGTGAAGGGCCACTCGGAACTAGAGTCAGTCGGTGAGTTTATTCATTTTGCTTGCACCTCTGAAGACATCAACAATATGGCCTATGCCCTCATGCTGAAGGATGCCCGGGAAAAGGTGCTCCTTCCCCAAATGGAAGCGCTGATCGCCGCCATCCGAACCCTGGCCCATCGCTATCAGCATATCCCCATGATCTCTCGCACCCATGGCCAACCCGCTTCTCCAACCACCTTAGGGAAGGAAATGGCCAATTTCGTCCATCGCCTGGAGAGACAACGCCACCATACGGAAAAAGTTCTCCTTTATGGCAAAATGAACGGGGCCGTCGGCAATTACAATGCCCATCTAGCCGCTTACCCGAACATTGACTGGCCCTTTATAGCCCATGCCTTCGTTACCCAATTGGGCCTGCGTTGGAATAAATACACCACCCAGATTGAACCCCATGACTATATGGCTGAACTCTTTCAGGCCATGGTGCGCTTTAATTCGGTGCTCCTGGATTTTTGTCGGGATATCTGGGGTTATATTGCTCTAGGGTACTTTCGACAAAAGACAGTGGAAGGGGAAGTCGGCTCTTCTACCATGCCTCACAAAGTCAACCCCATCGACTTTGAGAATGCCGAGGGCAACCTGGGGATAGGAAATGCCCTTTTTGAGCACTTGGCCGGGAAACTGCCTATCTCCCGCTGGCAGCGGGATCTATCCGATTCCACCGTGCTGCGAAATCTAGGGGTCGGATTTGCCCACTCCTTGATTGCCTATCATTCCGCCCTTAAAGGAATCGGCAAATTAGAAGCTGATGAGGGACGGATGAATAGCGATTTGGAAGCCAGTTGGGAAATACTCTCGGAGGCCGTCCAAACCGTGATGCGCCGTTACGGAATCCCGCAGCCCTATGAGAAGCTCAAGGCCTTTACCCGAGGGCAGCATATTGACCGGGACAGTCTCCGGGCATTTATCGAAAGCTTGGACTTGCCGATAGAAGCTAAACAGCAACTGTTGGCGCTGACCCCGCAAACCTATACGGGCCATGCGAGGCAGCAGGCAAAAGAAGTGTAA